From a single Collibacillus ludicampi genomic region:
- a CDS encoding sulfite exporter TauE/SafE family protein, giving the protein MDFSVSFGGFVVGLLIGMTGMGGGLVMTPMLIFLFGVSPSVAIGTDLVYMSITKMVGAWQHWRQKTIDFVVVKYLSYGSIPGALLGVGTLALLQHSLGKSGNAVIGKLLGLSYLLVAGVMVWRILMQKSNRRPQEGVRPAAYKLVILGLVGGFLVGLTSVGSGTLFMAVLVMIYPVATAKLVGTDIVQAVLVTGVAGLAHMAAGTVNFPLVGSLLIGSIPGILIGSRLVMKLPELVVRTCLVLMLFFSGMKLL; this is encoded by the coding sequence ATGGATTTTAGTGTTTCGTTTGGTGGTTTTGTCGTCGGGCTGCTGATCGGTATGACGGGTATGGGTGGAGGTCTTGTCATGACACCCATGCTGATTTTTCTCTTTGGTGTGTCCCCCTCTGTAGCCATCGGCACAGATCTCGTCTATATGTCTATCACTAAAATGGTGGGCGCATGGCAACACTGGCGGCAGAAAACGATCGATTTTGTCGTTGTCAAATATCTTTCTTACGGAAGTATCCCGGGGGCTCTGCTGGGTGTGGGGACATTGGCTCTGTTGCAACACTCGTTAGGGAAATCCGGGAATGCCGTCATCGGAAAACTGTTGGGATTGTCCTATCTGTTGGTCGCGGGTGTGATGGTCTGGCGCATTCTCATGCAGAAGTCGAACAGAAGGCCGCAGGAAGGTGTACGACCGGCCGCTTATAAGCTGGTGATTCTCGGGCTTGTCGGCGGTTTTCTCGTTGGGCTGACTTCTGTTGGCAGCGGTACCTTGTTCATGGCTGTGTTGGTGATGATCTATCCTGTGGCGACGGCGAAACTGGTTGGCACCGATATTGTCCAAGCGGTGCTGGTAACTGGAGTGGCCGGACTCGCTCACATGGCGGCCGGAACTGTCAACTTCCCACTCGTCGGCTCCCTGTTGATCGGGTCGATCCCGGGTATCTTGATCGGCAGCCGGTTGGTCATGAAGTTGCCTGAATTGGTGGTTCGCACCTGTCTGGTTTTGATGTTGTTTTTCTCGGGGATGAAATTACTGTAG